The sequence ACTCTCGACCGCCGACACTCTGGCCATTCTGGTGCGGGACGCGCCGGCAACGACCCTGCGGGCCATGCTCCCTGAACCGTTCGGTCCGACGGACCTGGGCGTGAAGCTCAGACTCATGGACGAGGCCGTTCAGCCCCTCAGGCTGGCCTCGCCCTCGAATGATCCGGTTGTCCAGGCGGCCCTGGCGGCGGCCTCGACCAGCTACGCGCCCTATTCCGGGAATTACGCGGGCGTGGCCATCGAGTCCGCAGAGGGCGTGATCGTGGCCGGACGCTCTGCCGAAAATGCGGCCTACAACCCGAGCATGTCGCCGTTGGCTGCCGCACTGGTGCTTTATAATTTTGCCAACCAGGATTTGAAGCATATCAAACGAGCGGCCCTGGTGCAGGCCAGGGAGGAGACCACCAACCAGGAGGACGCCAGTCGGGCCGTGCTCTCCACCCTGGCTGGTCATCCCGGGCTGGAGGTCCATAAAGCCACGGCCGACAAATAGGTTCTCCTGCCGGAGCGGGTGCTGTCACACCGAGGAAAAAAATATTTTTGACCTATCCTGGCCCCCAATGGACGGACCCCATCGAAACACCGAACCCCGGAGCCACCAATGAACATGGAATCGGATACCATCGCCAAGGTTTTGAAGATCCTCCACGAAGAAATCGTGCCGGCCCAGGGCTGCACCGAACCCATCGCCATCGCCCTGGTCGCGGCCAAGACCCGCGAGGTGCTCGGTCTCATTCCGGAGCGGGTCACGATTTATGTGTCCGGGAATATCATCAAGAACGTCAAGAGCGTGGTCGTGCCCGGCAGCGGGGGAATGGTCGGCATCGAGACGGCCGCGGCCATGGGCATCGTGGCCGGGGACTGCAAGAAGGACCTGATGGTCATCAGCGACATAACCGAAGAGGATATGGTCAGGGTCCGGGAGTACCTGGGGCAGGGCGCCTTCAAGGTCGTCCACGAAAAGACGCCGGTCAAACTCTACGTACGCATCGAGGCCACGGCCGGTGATCAGGGCGCCGAGGTCGAGGTGCAGTACCTGCACACGAACCTGACCCGGGTGGTCAAGAACGGGCGCGTGCTTCTGGACCGAGGGTTCAGCCCGGAAAGTTTCCACACCACCCAGGAAGACCGTTCCATCCTGTCCGTCCGGCTCATTTACGACCTGGCCAAGAGCATAGACCTGGAGCTCATCCGTTCTTTGTTCGAGCAGGTCATCACCCTGAACTGCACCATCGCCGAGGAAGGTCTGCGCAACACCTACGGGGTGAACATCGGGAGCAGCATCCTCAAGAACATCGAGCAGGGTATCTACGGCGACGATCTGCGCAATCGCTGCGCGAGCTATGCCGCGGCCGGCAGCGACGCGCGCATGAGCGGCTGCCCCTTGCCGGTCATGACCACCAGTGGAAGCGGCAATCAGGGCATGACGGCTTCCTTGCCGGTAATCAAGTTCGCCCGGATGATCGGTTCATCGGAAGACGACTTGATCCGGGCCCTATTTCTGTCCCATCTGTGCACCGTGCACATCAAGACCCAGGTGGGCCGTCTGTCGGCCTATTGCGGGGCCATGTGTGCGGCGGCCGGTGTGAGCGGGGCCCTGACCTTCCTCATCGGCAAGGACTACGCCACCACGGCCCACGCCATCGTCAACACCCTGGGGAACATCTCGGGGATCATCTGCGACGGGGCCAAGCCGTCCTGCGCCATGAAGATCGCCACGGGCATCTACGCCGCCTTTGATTCGGCCACCCTGGCCTCCTATCACAAGGATCTGCACGGCGGCGAAGGCATCGTGGGCGGCGATGTGGAGGCCACCATCCGCAATATCGGGGAGCTGGCCAGCTCGGGCATGGAACAGACCGACGAGGTGATCCTCAGGATCATGACCACCGAGTGAGACGAGACGTCCTTTTCAGAAAACTTGTTTCGGCTAGGGCCGAGACCGGATTCCCGACTTCATACCCAGCGTGGTGAGCGGATGAACACAAACGGCGTGCCTCTGAAAATGAACTCCCAGGATTGGGGATGGGTGGCGGTCAACATCGGCATGGGCATTGGGGCCGGAATCGTCTTTTTGCCCATTCAGGCCGGTATCGTGGGGCTGTGGATTTTTCTCCTGGCCGTGGCCGCGGCATATCCGGCCCTGTACCAGTTCCAACGGCTTTTTGTGGACACGCTGGTCGAATCCAGACAGTCCACGGACTACCCGGCGACCATCAGTGAATACCTTGGAAGCACATGGGGGGCGGGACTGGGTCTCATCTACTTCCTGATGTTGCTGCTTTGGTTCTTCGTCTACAGCGAGACCGTGACCAACGACAGCGCCTCGTACATCCAGACTGCGGGCCTGACCGAGGGCCTTTTGTCAGCCAATCCGTTCTACGGTCTGGTCATTGTCCTGTTCCTGGTCCTGGTGGCCTTTGCCAGCCGGACCCTGCTCCTGAATCTTTCCAAGCTCCTGGTGGCGGTCATCCTGGCCTCGCTCGTTCTGTTGGCCTGCATGCTAGTGCCGTTCTGGGATTTCGGCCATGTCAAGGAGATCGGGTCCGTCCGGGAATTGATCACCCAGACAATCGTCACCCTGCCTTTCGCCATGACCTCCATCCTCTTTCTCCAGTCCTTGAGCCCACTGGTCATCTATGCCCGCTCGGCCCACGACGACATCGCCGTCGCGAGGCGCAAGGCCCATCAGATCATGAACTGGTCGTTTGCCATCCTGGCCGGAGTCGTCTTTTTCTTCGCCTTTTCCTGCACCCTGTCCATTTCCTCCGAGCAGGCCTTCCAGGCATTCAGGGCCAACACATCCTTTCTGGCGGTCATGGCCAAGGTCATCCCCGGCACGCTCGTCCCGGCCATGGGGGTGGTCATCGATCTCTGCGCGGTGGTGACCTCGTTTTTTGGGGTCCTTCTCGGCCTGCACGAGGCCTGCGTCGGGCTGTACATGAACCTTTTCGCCAGGAAAAAGCCCAGGGAGGCGATGAGCACAGCCGGATTGTCGGCCGGAGTGGTCGTCTTCATCGTTCTTTTGGGCTGGGTGGCCACTGTTGTGGATTTCCCCATCCTCTACTTCACGAGCATCAGCAGCCCGTTTTTTGCGGTCATTGGGTGCTTCATCCCCGTCATCCTCATCTACAGGGTGGACAGCTTTTCCAAATACAAGGGAATCAGGGCCTGGATCGCCACGGGAACGGGGTGTCTGCTGGTGGTATCGCCCTTTCTGGCCTTTCTGAAATGACTAGGCCCAGGGTTCAGATTTCGCCCAAAAGGTTCTTGATTGTCTTCATTCCATCTTTTTATCGATATACATCTTGTAGCTGAAGTGGGCCTTGTAGGACTGCTCACATCGGCATTAGACTACAAGTTGTGTCATTGGATAGGAGCCCTCGGTTGAAGTTCTTGCTTGAAGGGTTCCCTGACAATGGGGATGTTGTGGAGTTCAGGGAAGATGGTTTGGACGAGTTTTTTTGTCTGCTCAATATTCTCGCCGCTCAAGACGATTTTCGGCTCTGCCTGCTCGAGCAGGAGCATGAGTTCTTGCTC comes from Deltaproteobacteria bacterium and encodes:
- a CDS encoding serine dehydratase subunit alpha family protein, which codes for MESDTIAKVLKILHEEIVPAQGCTEPIAIALVAAKTREVLGLIPERVTIYVSGNIIKNVKSVVVPGSGGMVGIETAAAMGIVAGDCKKDLMVISDITEEDMVRVREYLGQGAFKVVHEKTPVKLYVRIEATAGDQGAEVEVQYLHTNLTRVVKNGRVLLDRGFSPESFHTTQEDRSILSVRLIYDLAKSIDLELIRSLFEQVITLNCTIAEEGLRNTYGVNIGSSILKNIEQGIYGDDLRNRCASYAAAGSDARMSGCPLPVMTTSGSGNQGMTASLPVIKFARMIGSSEDDLIRALFLSHLCTVHIKTQVGRLSAYCGAMCAAAGVSGALTFLIGKDYATTAHAIVNTLGNISGIICDGAKPSCAMKIATGIYAAFDSATLASYHKDLHGGEGIVGGDVEATIRNIGELASSGMEQTDEVILRIMTTE